The following proteins are co-located in the Synechococcus sp. PROS-U-1 genome:
- a CDS encoding aldo/keto reductase translates to MALPTRRFGRTELEIPLLSLGGMRFQQSWTDLPADEISSASQTQVEMTLKRAVDLGFHHVETARHYGSSERQLGWALPRTPDPLRLLQSKVPPRPDPAAFETELELSFERLGCDRLDLLAIHGINLPEHLDQTLQPGGCMEVVRRWQADGRIGHVGFSTHGPTALIVEACASGAFDYVNLHWYYIRQDNGPALDAARRQDMGVFIISPTDKGGHLHTPSQQLLELCAPLHPIVFNDLFCLQDSRVHTISVGAARPEDLDLHLEALQLLPDAAALIAPVDQRLRRAADEALGSEWMATWSVGLPPWYATPGEINLPVLLWLYNLLEAWDLESYARARYGLLGSGGHWFAGANADGFDGDVGEEDLQTVLQASPWRRRIPDILRTLKHRLKGATQMRLSSV, encoded by the coding sequence ATGGCGCTGCCAACCCGTCGATTCGGCCGAACAGAGCTCGAGATTCCTCTGTTGTCTCTGGGTGGAATGCGGTTTCAGCAGAGCTGGACTGACCTCCCCGCAGATGAAATCTCGTCCGCCTCCCAGACCCAGGTCGAAATGACCCTAAAGCGAGCGGTTGATCTGGGCTTTCATCACGTTGAAACGGCGCGGCACTACGGCAGTTCCGAGCGTCAACTGGGTTGGGCCCTTCCGCGCACGCCCGACCCTTTACGTCTGCTTCAGAGCAAGGTGCCTCCCCGGCCCGATCCCGCTGCGTTTGAAACGGAACTGGAGCTCAGCTTTGAGCGGTTGGGCTGTGATCGCCTGGATCTGCTCGCCATCCATGGCATCAACCTGCCGGAGCATCTCGACCAGACTCTGCAGCCAGGGGGATGCATGGAGGTGGTGCGTCGCTGGCAGGCGGATGGCCGAATCGGCCATGTCGGCTTTTCAACCCACGGCCCCACGGCGTTGATTGTTGAGGCCTGCGCCTCCGGTGCCTTCGACTACGTGAATCTGCACTGGTACTACATCCGCCAGGACAATGGCCCCGCCTTGGATGCAGCCCGCCGTCAGGACATGGGGGTGTTCATCATCAGTCCCACCGACAAAGGCGGTCATCTGCACACCCCGTCTCAACAGCTGTTGGAGCTGTGTGCACCGCTCCATCCCATCGTGTTTAACGACCTGTTCTGTCTCCAGGATTCGCGGGTGCACACCATCAGTGTTGGAGCAGCACGGCCGGAGGATCTCGACCTTCATCTGGAGGCGCTGCAACTGTTGCCGGATGCGGCAGCGTTGATTGCCCCGGTGGACCAACGGCTGCGGCGGGCGGCCGATGAAGCGCTGGGGTCTGAGTGGATGGCGACCTGGTCCGTCGGGCTGCCGCCTTGGTATGCGACGCCGGGGGAGATCAATCTGCCGGTGTTGCTTTGGCTGTACAACCTGCTTGAGGCCTGGGACCTTGAGAGTTATGCCAGGGCCCGTTATGGGTTGTTGGGGTCCGGCGGGCACTGGTTCGCCGGTGCCAATGCTGACGGCTTCGATGGAGACGTCGGTGAGGAGGATCTGCAGACCGTCTTGCAGGCCAGCCCATGGCGAAGGCGAATTCCCGACATTCTGCGCACCCTCAAACACCGGCTCAAAGGGGCAACCCAGATGCGACTTTCGAGCGTCTGA
- a CDS encoding ferredoxin → MADPSSHAFSAPARPQEQATGREPLLGGDMRDQAVWVDEAVCIGCRYCAHVAVNTFVVEQHLGRSRAIRQDGDSTECIQEAIDTCPVDCIHWVPFESLETLKLNLIRQNLQPRPQG, encoded by the coding sequence CTGGCTGATCCCTCTTCTCATGCTTTTTCAGCTCCTGCCCGTCCGCAGGAGCAAGCCACGGGGAGAGAGCCCCTGCTTGGCGGAGATATGCGGGATCAGGCTGTTTGGGTGGACGAGGCCGTCTGCATCGGTTGCCGTTACTGCGCCCACGTGGCGGTCAACACGTTTGTTGTGGAACAGCACTTGGGACGCTCCAGGGCGATCCGTCAAGATGGCGACTCCACGGAGTGCATTCAGGAGGCCATCGATACCTGCCCCGTGGATTGCATTCATTGGGTGCCCTTCGAGTCTCTGGAAACGCTGAAGCTGAATTTGATTCGCCAGAATCTTCAACCTCGTCCCCAGGGTTGA
- the rlmN gene encoding 23S rRNA (adenine(2503)-C(2))-methyltransferase RlmN: MTQALLGRSAADLQDWAVAQGQKAFRGRQLHDWIYAKGAHSLGDITVFPKTWRAALLADGIDVGRLKEVHRSVASDATTKLLLSTEDGETIETVGIPTNQRLTVCVSSQVGCPMACRFCATGKGGLQRSLRTHEIVDQVLSVREAMDRRPSHIVFMGMGEPLLNSEAVLEAIRCLNDDLGIGQRRITVSTVGVPKTLPQLAELAMQRLGRAQFTLAVSLHAPNQRLREELIPTAHAYPFEALLEDCRHYLDVTGRRVSFEYILLGELNDQPHHAAELADRVGGFQSHVNLIAYNPIEEEEFKRPTPQRIEAFRRVLERRGVAVSLRASRGLDQNAACGQLRRQQMAPKSSGI, encoded by the coding sequence GTGACCCAGGCTCTGCTGGGTCGCAGCGCGGCCGACCTGCAGGACTGGGCGGTTGCCCAGGGTCAGAAGGCGTTCCGTGGCCGTCAGCTCCACGACTGGATCTATGCCAAGGGGGCCCATTCCCTTGGTGATATCACCGTCTTCCCCAAGACCTGGCGTGCTGCCTTACTCGCGGACGGCATTGATGTCGGCCGCCTGAAGGAAGTGCATCGTTCAGTGGCGTCCGACGCCACTACCAAGCTTCTGCTCTCGACAGAGGACGGCGAGACCATTGAAACCGTCGGTATTCCCACCAACCAGCGGCTCACGGTCTGTGTGTCAAGCCAGGTGGGCTGTCCCATGGCCTGCCGCTTCTGTGCCACCGGCAAGGGGGGCCTCCAGCGTTCGCTGCGGACCCACGAAATCGTGGATCAAGTGCTGAGTGTGCGTGAGGCGATGGACCGACGTCCGTCTCACATTGTGTTTATGGGCATGGGAGAGCCCCTGTTGAACAGTGAAGCGGTGCTGGAGGCCATTCGCTGTCTCAATGATGATCTCGGCATCGGCCAACGGCGCATCACCGTCAGCACGGTGGGTGTGCCGAAGACCTTGCCGCAATTGGCGGAATTGGCCATGCAGCGATTGGGCCGGGCTCAATTCACCCTTGCTGTGAGTCTCCATGCGCCCAATCAGAGGCTGCGGGAGGAACTCATCCCCACGGCCCATGCCTATCCCTTTGAGGCTCTGCTTGAAGACTGCCGTCACTATTTGGATGTCACCGGTCGACGGGTGAGTTTTGAATACATCCTTCTCGGTGAACTCAACGACCAGCCCCACCACGCCGCAGAGCTGGCGGATCGCGTTGGTGGGTTCCAGAGCCATGTGAACTTGATCGCCTACAACCCGATTGAGGAAGAGGAATTCAAACGTCCGACGCCGCAGCGGATTGAGGCATTTCGTCGCGTTCTGGAACGACGTGGTGTCGCCGTCAGCCTCCGGGCGAGCCGGGGGCTTGATCAAAATGCTGCATGCGGCCAGCTTCGGCGTCAGCAGATGGCCCCGAAGTCCTCGGGCATCTGA
- a CDS encoding DUF2997 domain-containing protein codes for MPQKTMRFTIRPDGRVEERVEGVAGEACQQLTEEVEAALGTVVRQESTSEAFLQPEVQSQFLPAHTN; via the coding sequence ATGCCCCAGAAGACCATGCGTTTCACCATTCGGCCCGATGGTCGGGTGGAAGAACGGGTTGAGGGTGTTGCAGGTGAGGCGTGCCAGCAGCTCACTGAAGAAGTCGAAGCTGCTCTTGGAACGGTTGTACGTCAGGAGTCCACATCCGAAGCGTTTTTGCAGCCTGAAGTCCAGTCCCAGTTTCTTCCCGCTCATACGAACTGA
- a CDS encoding high light inducible protein: protein MLEPTEIPTRRLPKYGFHTHTERLNGRLAMLGFIALMAVEIKLGHGLLIW, encoded by the coding sequence ATGCTTGAGCCCACTGAGATCCCCACGAGACGCCTGCCCAAATATGGGTTTCATACCCATACCGAACGGCTGAATGGACGCCTCGCCATGCTTGGCTTCATCGCTCTGATGGCGGTGGAGATCAAGCTGGGCCATGGTCTGCTGATCTGGTGA
- the rsmG gene encoding 16S rRNA (guanine(527)-N(7))-methyltransferase RsmG produces MAATTPEPAFWDALGWQPSQAQRDQLVELQGLLQSWNERVNLTRLVDGDDFWVGQVFDSLWPLAEELQSPEAPLNWIDVGTGGGFPGLAIAIALPQAQVTLLDSVGRKTAAVEAMASTLGLADRVRVRTERIETTGRDGTFRGSFDRAVARAVAAAPVVAEYLIPLLKKDGQALLYRGQWNDTDAVPFNRALRLLQARLVEVQHRQLPSDRGTRHLLRVQPTGPCPRSYPRAVGTPSRDPLGA; encoded by the coding sequence ATGGCCGCCACCACGCCTGAACCGGCGTTCTGGGACGCCCTGGGATGGCAGCCATCGCAAGCGCAGCGCGACCAACTGGTTGAACTTCAGGGCTTGCTGCAGAGCTGGAATGAACGGGTCAACCTCACGCGCCTGGTGGACGGCGATGATTTCTGGGTGGGTCAGGTCTTTGACAGCCTCTGGCCACTGGCGGAGGAACTCCAGTCACCCGAGGCGCCGCTGAACTGGATTGATGTGGGCACCGGGGGAGGATTCCCCGGGCTGGCCATCGCCATTGCCCTGCCTCAGGCACAGGTGACCCTGCTGGATTCCGTCGGGCGCAAAACAGCCGCCGTGGAAGCCATGGCCAGCACCCTGGGGCTGGCCGATCGGGTGCGGGTCCGCACCGAGCGGATCGAGACCACAGGTCGCGATGGCACATTCCGCGGCAGCTTCGATCGGGCCGTGGCCCGGGCCGTGGCGGCAGCCCCAGTGGTGGCGGAATACCTCATCCCCCTGCTGAAGAAGGATGGTCAGGCCCTGCTCTATCGCGGGCAGTGGAATGACACCGATGCCGTGCCGTTCAACCGGGCACTACGGCTGCTGCAGGCCCGTCTTGTGGAGGTTCAGCACCGGCAGCTCCCCAGCGATCGCGGCACCCGCCACCTGCTGCGGGTGCAGCCGACCGGTCCCTGCCCGCGCAGCTACCCAAGGGCCGTGGGAACGCCGAGCCGTGATCCCCTGGGGGCATAA
- a CDS encoding HEAT repeat domain-containing protein: MTDDRSQQKDQGLSNLSVDPELLARELAAEEDVDPLDAIQLDDTDQDSSLEIARACDQGLIWLRGKHGERLQGLQVFCEHRDPRAIALLLPLLQNSCPVERMSAVYALGRNPSPPAVEPLLQLLQQDANAYVRKAAAWSLGNFPDAPVLNPLIRALQTDVAAVRLWCPGSLAEAGSRSPVKADPAAGQLLVSLRIDSEAVVRSNCIWALGRLMDQLVQPRQAEIVEALVSSLLHDGEISVRDEARTALEQLEDPLVLERLQTLINDGFIL; encoded by the coding sequence ATGACTGACGATCGCAGCCAACAGAAGGACCAAGGACTCTCCAACCTTTCCGTGGATCCTGAACTTCTGGCGCGCGAGCTGGCGGCGGAAGAGGACGTGGATCCGCTTGATGCGATCCAACTCGACGACACTGATCAGGATTCCTCCCTGGAGATCGCCCGGGCCTGTGATCAGGGCCTGATCTGGTTGCGTGGAAAACACGGAGAACGTCTGCAGGGTTTGCAAGTGTTCTGTGAGCACCGGGATCCCCGGGCGATCGCCCTGCTCCTGCCCTTGTTGCAGAACTCCTGTCCAGTGGAACGGATGAGTGCTGTCTATGCGTTGGGCCGCAATCCATCGCCTCCGGCCGTTGAACCACTGCTGCAGCTGCTGCAGCAGGATGCCAATGCCTATGTCCGCAAGGCAGCGGCTTGGAGCCTGGGCAATTTCCCTGATGCGCCGGTTCTCAATCCCCTCATCCGTGCCCTACAGACGGATGTCGCTGCTGTTCGCTTGTGGTGCCCTGGCTCGTTGGCTGAGGCCGGCAGCCGCTCTCCGGTGAAGGCAGACCCCGCTGCGGGGCAACTGCTTGTGAGCCTGCGTATCGACAGTGAAGCGGTGGTGCGCAGCAACTGCATCTGGGCCCTGGGCCGTTTGATGGATCAGCTGGTGCAACCGCGGCAAGCGGAGATCGTTGAAGCTCTGGTGAGTTCCCTGCTCCACGACGGTGAGATTTCCGTGCGTGATGAGGCCAGAACCGCTCTTGAACAGCTGGAAGATCCGCTGGTGCTGGAACGTCTGCAGACGTTGATCAACGACGGATTCATCCTGTAA
- a CDS encoding DUF1257 domain-containing protein, producing MSHFSTVKTELRQLEPLVKALEDMGYAPDQGERPVRGYRGQTVTADLAIAVQEGGDIGFRWNGTSQSYELVTDLDLWKQQIPVERFLSKLTQRYALNTVLAATTKEGFQVAEQTQAEDGSIELVVTRWDA from the coding sequence ATGTCGCATTTCAGCACCGTCAAAACCGAACTGCGTCAGCTTGAGCCCCTGGTCAAAGCCTTGGAAGACATGGGCTATGCCCCTGATCAGGGGGAGCGCCCCGTACGTGGCTATCGCGGCCAAACCGTCACGGCTGACTTAGCCATCGCAGTCCAGGAGGGTGGCGACATTGGCTTCCGCTGGAACGGAACTTCTCAGTCTTATGAGCTGGTCACAGACCTTGACCTTTGGAAGCAGCAGATTCCTGTGGAACGCTTCCTCTCCAAGCTCACCCAGCGCTACGCCTTGAACACTGTTCTGGCAGCTACCACCAAGGAAGGTTTCCAGGTCGCTGAACAGACCCAGGCTGAAGATGGTTCGATTGAACTCGTGGTGACCCGTTGGGACGCTTGA
- a CDS encoding sodium:solute symporter family protein encodes MTAIDWLLLVAYLALTLVLGLWLARRNSGEADYFVAGRRLNGWLAGASMAATTFSIDTPLYVAGLVGARGLAGNWEWWSFGLAHVAMAVVFAPLWRRSGVLTDAAFTELRYGGAAAAWLRGIKAFLLAVPVNCIGIGYAFLALRKVVEALGLVSGQPAALGLTDTVWLLMVVALLVMSYTVAGGLWAVVVTDLVQLVLALAGALAVAAAALHAAGGMDSLLEQLQALQRPELLSLVPWSWDESGFSWLQGSGISIPMFTAYIAVQWWSFRRSDGGGEFIQRMLATRDEQQARLAGWVFLVVNYLVRSWLWIVVALAALVLLPAGSDLELGYPALAVQLLPPVALGLVVISLVAAFMSTVSTSVNWGASYLTHDLYQRFVRPAATPRELLLVGQLTTVLLLVLGVITALISDSIGAVFRLVIAIGSGPGVVLVLRWFWWRVNAAAELSAMLCGFFVGVFTSVVPLVRIEDYGVRIAVITGLSAVVWLAVMLNTPPESDAVLEQFVRTVRPPGPGWSRLRQRFGVMPMESLPAMLRRFVLACGVLFGGLLGTGGFLLHQQWTGWIGLSVLVLSIWQLRRRVIAVPS; translated from the coding sequence ATGACAGCAATCGACTGGCTGCTTCTCGTTGCCTACCTCGCTCTCACCCTGGTGCTGGGGTTGTGGCTTGCTCGCCGCAACAGCGGTGAAGCCGATTATTTCGTTGCCGGTCGTCGTCTCAACGGTTGGCTGGCTGGTGCATCGATGGCCGCCACCACCTTCTCCATCGACACTCCTCTGTACGTCGCTGGCCTCGTGGGCGCCCGCGGACTGGCTGGCAACTGGGAGTGGTGGAGTTTTGGTTTGGCCCATGTGGCCATGGCTGTTGTGTTTGCGCCCCTCTGGCGACGGAGCGGTGTGTTGACTGACGCCGCGTTTACCGAGCTGCGTTATGGCGGTGCGGCTGCGGCGTGGCTCCGGGGCATCAAGGCCTTCCTCCTGGCCGTGCCGGTCAACTGCATTGGCATCGGCTATGCCTTCCTTGCGCTTCGCAAGGTGGTGGAAGCCCTTGGCCTTGTGTCCGGTCAACCCGCTGCACTGGGGCTCACAGACACGGTCTGGCTGTTGATGGTCGTGGCCCTGCTCGTGATGAGTTACACGGTGGCTGGTGGCCTTTGGGCTGTTGTCGTCACTGATCTCGTTCAGCTTGTGCTGGCCCTGGCGGGTGCTCTGGCCGTGGCCGCGGCTGCCTTGCATGCCGCAGGCGGAATGGATTCTCTCCTGGAACAACTGCAAGCCCTGCAGCGGCCTGAGCTGCTGTCTCTGGTGCCCTGGAGCTGGGATGAATCTGGCTTCAGCTGGTTGCAGGGCAGTGGCATCAGCATCCCGATGTTTACGGCCTACATCGCTGTGCAGTGGTGGAGTTTTCGCCGCAGCGATGGGGGTGGCGAGTTCATCCAGCGGATGCTGGCCACCCGTGATGAGCAGCAGGCACGGCTGGCGGGGTGGGTCTTCCTGGTGGTGAATTACCTCGTGCGCAGCTGGCTCTGGATCGTGGTCGCGCTGGCGGCTTTGGTGCTGTTGCCGGCCGGCTCTGATCTGGAGCTGGGCTATCCAGCCCTTGCCGTGCAACTGCTGCCCCCCGTGGCGCTCGGCCTGGTGGTGATCTCGCTGGTGGCGGCGTTCATGAGCACCGTGAGTACATCGGTGAATTGGGGGGCCAGCTACCTCACCCATGACCTCTATCAGAGGTTTGTTCGTCCTGCCGCCACTCCGCGGGAGCTCTTGCTTGTGGGGCAACTCACCACTGTTTTGCTGCTCGTTCTTGGGGTGATTACAGCTCTAATCAGCGACAGCATCGGTGCGGTGTTCCGCCTTGTGATCGCCATCGGTTCAGGTCCTGGTGTGGTCCTGGTGCTGCGCTGGTTCTGGTGGCGGGTCAACGCAGCCGCTGAGCTATCGGCCATGCTTTGCGGCTTTTTTGTGGGTGTGTTCACTTCGGTGGTGCCCCTGGTTCGGATCGAGGATTACGGGGTTCGCATTGCGGTGATCACCGGCCTCTCTGCGGTGGTCTGGTTGGCGGTGATGCTGAATACGCCACCGGAATCGGATGCTGTTTTGGAGCAGTTTGTGCGAACGGTTCGTCCTCCGGGCCCCGGTTGGTCACGCCTTCGCCAGCGCTTTGGCGTCATGCCGATGGAGTCTTTGCCTGCGATGTTGCGTCGCTTCGTTCTCGCTTGCGGTGTGCTGTTTGGCGGTTTGCTCGGCACAGGTGGTTTTCTGTTGCATCAGCAGTGGACTGGCTGGATTGGTCTGTCGGTTCTGGTCCTCTCGATCTGGCAACTGCGGCGGCGTGTCATTGCCGTGCCGTCTTGA